In Mustela lutreola isolate mMusLut2 chromosome 1, mMusLut2.pri, whole genome shotgun sequence, one genomic interval encodes:
- the LOC131821924 gene encoding olfactory receptor 5P76-like, producing MDSLGGGNHTAVTRFILLGLTDDPVLQVILFPTILCIYLVTISGNLSTIILIRISSQLHHPMYFFLSHLALADIGYSSAVTPNMLVNFLVERNTISYLGCAIQLGSVVFFGSSECFLLAAMAYDRFMAICNPLLYSAKMCTQVCVRLLTVTYIGSFLNASSFTICFSFFLFCGPNKVNHFFCDFAPLVKLSCSDSSIPAVVPSFTAGSIIVVTVCVIAVSYICILATILKMRSTEGCRKAFSTCTSHLTAVTLFYGTITFIYVMPKSCYSTDQNKVVSVFYLIVVPMLNPLIYSLRNSEMKGALKRELTRKIFS from the coding sequence ATGGATTCCTTGGGGGGTGGGAACCACACTGCAGTGACAAGGTTCATTTTACTGGGCCTAACCGATGACCCTGTCCTTCAAGTCATCCTCTTCCCGACCATCCTCTGCATCTACCTGGTGACCATATCTGGTAACCTTAGCACAATCATTCTGATCAGAATCTCCTCGCAGCTTCACCaccctatgtatttttttctgagccACTTGGCCTTGGCTGACATAGGCTATTCATCTGCTGTCACACCCAACATGCTTGTAAACTTCTTGGTGGAGAGAAATACCATCTCATATCTTGGATGTGCCATCCAACTGGGTTCAGTTGTTTTCTTTGGGTCAAGTGAGTGCTTCCTGCTGGCTGCCATGGCATATGATCGCTTCATGGCAATCTGCAACCCATTGCTTTATTCAGCCAAAATGTGCACACAAGTTTGTGTTCGCCTACTCACAGTGACTTACATAGGTAGTTTTCTCAATGCTTCCTCTTTCACTATTTGCttctcatttttcctcttctgtggaCCAAATAAAGTCAAccattttttctgtgattttgctCCTTTAGTTAAGCTCTCCTGTTCTGATAGCAGTATCCCTGCTGTTGTCCCCTCATTTACTGCTGGCTCCATCATCGTGGTCACTGTGTGTGTCATAGCGGTCTCCTACATCTGTATTCTTGCCACAATCCTGAAGATGCGCTCCACTGAGGGATGCCGCAAGGCCTTCTCCACTTGCACGTCCCACCTCACAGCAGTTACTCTGTTCTATGGGACCATCACATTCATCTATGTGATGCCCAAGTCCTGCTACTCAACTGACCAGAACAAGGTGGTGTCTGTGTTCTACCTGATAGTGGTCCCCATGTTGAACCCCCTCATCTACAGCCTCAGGAATAGTGAGATGAAGGGGGCGCTGAAGAGGGAGCTcaccagaaaaatattttcttag